The DNA segment AGAAAAAGATTTATATGTGGAGGGTTACTTAGCTGGAGATGAAACAAATTTGGTTCGCTACCCAGTACTAAGAGATGCCATGATCATAGAAGAAGATGGAACTGAAGTTCAGATTGCACCGCTTGACGTCCAATTTCAATCTGCAAGTTTGCCAAAAAGAATGATGACAAACTTTGCAGGTCCAATGAACAACATTATATTAGCTATTGTTGCATTTATGGTGCTTGCTTTCATGCAAGGTGGAGTAGTCAGCCCAGAAAATGTTTTAGGCACTGTGGTTCCAGATAGCCCGGCAGCAGAAGCTGGCTTAAAAGCTGGCGATCGTGTTGTTCAAATTGATGATGAAAAAATTACCAACTGGACTGAAATGGTAGAAATTGTACGAGTAAATCCTGATAAGGAATTGCTATTTCATATCGAATCCCCTGATGGAACTGAGAAAACTGTTCCATTAATACCAGCTGCTAATGAAACGGCCGATGGAACTGAAGTAGGACAAATTGGTGTACAAAATAGTTTGAATACATCATTTTGGGCAAAAATCGGTTTTGGTTTCACTCAAACTTGGTTTTTGATGACTCAATTGTTTACTGTATTAGGTTCGATGTTTACAAAAGGATTCTCAATCGACATGTTTGGTGGTCCAGTTGCTATTTATGCAACGACTGAAACGGTTGTTAGAACAGGATTAATAGGAATAGTCAATTGGCTAGCCGTCTTAAGTGTAAATTTAGGAATCGTTAACTTGTTGCCTATCCCAGGTCTTGATGGTGGGAAACTGATATTAAACATTGTAGAGGGTATACGAGGCAAACCACTAAGTGAAGAAAAGGAAGGCATCATCACATTGGTTGGTATCGCCTTACTGTTGTTATTGATGGTTTTAGTTACATGGAACGATATCCAAACGTATTTTTTTAATTAAAGCGTAACAAAAAATTGATAGAGATGAATTTAACGTATCAAAAAGGAGACAGCAAACGATGAAACAATCAAAATTATTTATTCCAACTTTAAGAGATGTACCCAATGAGGCAGAAGTTCTTAGCCATAAAATGTTGTTAAGAGCTGGATACATTAGACAAATATCAAGTGGTGTTTACAGCTACTTGCCATTGGCAACGCGTGTATTAGAAAAATTGAAAAATATTATGCGTGAAGAATTTGAAAAAATCAATGCAGTTGAAATGTTGATGCCTTCACTATTGCCACGTGAACTATGGGAAGAATCCGGACGTTATGAAACATATGGCGAAGACTTGATGACATTACAAGACCGTCATGGACGTGACTATCTTTTAGGGCCTACTCATGAAGAAGCTTTTACAACTTTAATACGTGATGAAATTACTTCGTATAAACGGTTGCCGCTTTCTTTGTATCAAATCCAAACAAAGTTCCGAGATGAGAAACGTCCTCGTTCTGGTTTGTTAAGAGGAAGAGAATTTATTATGAAAGATGCTTACTCTTTTCATGATAGTTTTGAAAGCTTAGATGCAACTTATCAAGATTTCGAAAAAGCTTATACAAGAATATTTGAACGTTGTGGTTTGGATTTTAGAAACATTATTGGTGACGCTGGTGCAATGGGAGGCAGCAATTCGAAAGAATTTATGGCTTTATCGGATATCGGCGAAGACACGATTGTTTATTCAGATTCAAGTGACTATTCTGCAAACTTAGAAATGGCTACAAGTTTCCACATGCATAAAAAATCGCTTGAGAATGAAAAAGCTTTAGAAAAAGTTGAAACGCCAAATAGCAAAACGATTGTTGAAGTTTCTGAATTCTTGCAAGTAGCACCAGAAAAAATTATGAAGAGCCTCTTGTTTATAGCAGATGAAAAACCTGTTTTAGTTATCGTTCGAGGTGATCATGAAGTAAATGATGTTAAATTAAAAAACTATCTTGATGCTGCTTTCTTAGAGTTAGCAACAGATGAAGAAACAGTTAACTATCTTGGTGTAAATGCTGGTTCGATTGGCCCAGTTGGCATCAGTGAAGAAGTAAGAGTTCTTGCAGATGTGTATGTTCAAGATATGGTTAATGCTGTTGCTGGAGCGAATGAAAATGGCTATCATTATTTGAATGTTAATTTAAACCGTGATTCAAGGGTTGAAGATTACATTGATTTACGCTTTGTTCAAGAAGGAGAACTATCCCCTGATGGACAAGGAGTATTGAAATTCGCTAAAGGAATCGAGATAGGTCATATCTTCAAATTGGGAACTCGTTATTCAGAATCAATGAATGCTACGGTTTTAGATAATAATGGACGTTCTATACCAGTAGTGATGGGTTGTTACGGAATTGGTGTTAGTCGCTTACTTTCTGCTATTACAGAGCAACAATCGAGTGAGGAAGGTTTGAACTGGCCAAGACACTTAGCGCCATATGAACTACATTTGATTCCTGTTAATATGAAAGCTGATGATCAAGTTAACCTATCAAATGAGCTGTATACGTCATTACAAAATGCTGGTTTTTCAGTTTTATTAGACGACCGTAATGAACGTGTCGGGGTAAAATTCAAGGATTCAGATTTAATTGGAATGCCTATCCGAATTACAGTAGGTAAAAAAGCTCAAGAAAACATTGTTGAATTGAAACTTAGAAAAACTGGAGAAGCTTTAGAAGTACGTACCGAAGAACTAATCGATACATTAAATATTCTACTAAGTTCTATTTAATCGCACGAAGACACTACTATTAAAGGAGTTCAAACAAGTACGCACATCCACTTGTCTGTACTCCTTTTACAATTGTACTTTGATTGTTAGTTTTGCTTCTTAGTACTACCTTAGTAAGTGAAAGGAGTTTCTCATGAGTTTAAATCAAGAAGAATTATTTCAAAAATTACTAGAACAAATCGGTTTGCAACATGAAGAACGTTACAAGGTTCATTTTTCTCAAGCGAAAGTTTTAAAGGTAACGGTTCATAAATTATCAAAATGTTGGAACTTCCATTTGCAATTTCCAGATATTTTGCCATTTGAAGTATATCAAAATCTTTCTGAAAAAATGCAGTTGGCTTTTAATCCGATTGCCAGTGTACAACTGACCATTGAAACGCTTCAACCAAAACTAACCATTGAAAAACTTGAACATTATTGGTCATCTGCAGTGAAATTAAGTGCAGTTTCTTCGCCAATTTGTGATAAACCTTTTAGAGAACAATTCCCACTTTTAAATGGGAAAAAGATTCAATTTTATGTTGAAAATGAAGTTGTCAAAGGACATTTAATGAACCAGTACTTGCCACCAGTTGAGGAAGCGTACGTTTCTTTAGGCTTTCCAAGATTCAAAATTGAACCTGTTATTGATGAAGAATCTCATCTAAAGAAAATAGCCGATTTCCAAGCGAAAAAAGAAGAATCGGAAACTTTATTAGCTATTCGAGCAAATGAGAATATACAAAAAGCAGAACAAGAAAAGAAACACAATAAAAATCAAGTTCAAGCTCAAAAAGGTCCAATCGTTTTAGGTCGGAAAATTACGGCTAAAGAAGAAGTCAAACAGATGGATCAAATTGTTGAAGAAGAGCGTCGTGTTACAATCGAAGGATATGTTTTTGATGTTGAGGTGCGGGTATTACGATCTGAAAGACAATTACTTATACTAAAAATGACTGACTATACGTCTTCTTTTTCAGTAAAAAAATTCTCTAACTCTCCTGAAGATGAAGCAGCTTTTGCAGCTGTAAAAAAAGGAATGTGGATTCGAGTAAGAGGTAGTGTCCAAGAAGACAACTTTATGCGAGATCTCGTGTTGAATGCTCAAGATATTACGGAATGGGATCATGAGACACGTAAAGATACTGCTCCAGAAGACAATAAACGTGTTGAGTTGCATTTGCATAGCAATATGAGTCAAATGGATGCAACGAATACAGTTGTAGATTTAGTGGACCAAGCAGCTAAATGGGGCCATAAAGCTGTTGCGATAACAGATCATTTTGGCGCACAATCTTTTCCAGATGCTTTTCATGCGGGTCAAAAAAATGGCATTAAAATTCTTTATGGAATTGAAGCGAATATTGTAGATGATGGTGTTCCGATTGCTTATAATCCTGAACACATTGAGTTATCAGAAGCGATTTATGTTGTCTTTGACGTGGAGACAACCGGGCTTTCAGCCGTGTACAACAGCATTATTGAGTTATCAGCAGTTAAAATGCACAAAGGCAATATTATTGAGTCTTTTGAACAATTTATTGATCCCGGTCATCCGTTGTCACAGACAACGATTAATTTAACAGGTATTACGGATGAAATGGTTCATGGCTCAAAGTCTGAGGAAGAAGTCTTAACGTTATTTAAAGAATTTGCGGGCGATCATATACTTGTTGCTCATAATGCTAGTTTTGATATGGGCTTTTTAAACACAAGTAACGCTAAACACAATATCCCAGATGCTACAAATCCGGTGATTGATACGCTTGAATTGTCTCGTTTTTTACATCCACAATATAAGAGTCATCGGTTAAACACATTAGCTAAAAAGTATGGAATTAATTTAGAACAACATCACCGTGCTATTTTTGACTCGGAAACAACTGGACAATTGTGCTGGCTTTTTCTTAAAGAGGCTAAGGAAGAGCATGAAAT comes from the Carnobacterium sp. 17-4 genome and includes:
- a CDS encoding proline--tRNA ligase gives rise to the protein MKQSKLFIPTLRDVPNEAEVLSHKMLLRAGYIRQISSGVYSYLPLATRVLEKLKNIMREEFEKINAVEMLMPSLLPRELWEESGRYETYGEDLMTLQDRHGRDYLLGPTHEEAFTTLIRDEITSYKRLPLSLYQIQTKFRDEKRPRSGLLRGREFIMKDAYSFHDSFESLDATYQDFEKAYTRIFERCGLDFRNIIGDAGAMGGSNSKEFMALSDIGEDTIVYSDSSDYSANLEMATSFHMHKKSLENEKALEKVETPNSKTIVEVSEFLQVAPEKIMKSLLFIADEKPVLVIVRGDHEVNDVKLKNYLDAAFLELATDEETVNYLGVNAGSIGPVGISEEVRVLADVYVQDMVNAVAGANENGYHYLNVNLNRDSRVEDYIDLRFVQEGELSPDGQGVLKFAKGIEIGHIFKLGTRYSESMNATVLDNNGRSIPVVMGCYGIGVSRLLSAITEQQSSEEGLNWPRHLAPYELHLIPVNMKADDQVNLSNELYTSLQNAGFSVLLDDRNERVGVKFKDSDLIGMPIRITVGKKAQENIVELKLRKTGEALEVRTEELIDTLNILLSSI
- the rseP gene encoding RIP metalloprotease RseP translates to MITTIITFIIVFSILVIFHEFGHYYFAKKAGILVREFAIGFGPKIFSYRKGETTFTIRILPVGGYVRMAGYEEETEIKPGTPIGLIVNDNNEVTLINNYKKKQLLDAVPMEISAIDLEKDLYVEGYLAGDETNLVRYPVLRDAMIIEEDGTEVQIAPLDVQFQSASLPKRMMTNFAGPMNNIILAIVAFMVLAFMQGGVVSPENVLGTVVPDSPAAEAGLKAGDRVVQIDDEKITNWTEMVEIVRVNPDKELLFHIESPDGTEKTVPLIPAANETADGTEVGQIGVQNSLNTSFWAKIGFGFTQTWFLMTQLFTVLGSMFTKGFSIDMFGGPVAIYATTETVVRTGLIGIVNWLAVLSVNLGIVNLLPIPGLDGGKLILNIVEGIRGKPLSEEKEGIITLVGIALLLLLMVLVTWNDIQTYFFN